A stretch of the Helicoverpa armigera isolate CAAS_96S chromosome 5, ASM3070526v1, whole genome shotgun sequence genome encodes the following:
- the LOC110374431 gene encoding serine/threonine-protein phosphatase 6 catalytic subunit, with protein MSDVDKWIEIAKRCKYLPEDDLRELCNIVCDLLLEEPNVQPVQTPVTVCGDIHGQFYDLEELFHIGGQVPHTKYIFMGDYVDRGYYSLETLTLLMALKARYPDRIILLRGNHETCQITKVYGFYDECLNKYGNANAWKDCCRVFDLLTVAALIDETVLCVHGGLSPEISMLDQIRCIDRNQQIPHKGAFCDLLWSDPADVKMWSVSPRGAGWLFGSYVTELFMNYNNLNLICRAHQLVNEGYKYMFDKRLVTVWSAPNYCYRCGNVASILEFNTVNDRTAKLFQAVPDSEREVPPQHTTPYFL; from the exons ATGAGTGACGTGGATAAGTGGATAGAGATCGCGAAGAGGTGTAAATATTTACCCGAGGATGACTTACGGGAGCTTTGCAATATTGTATGTGACTTGTTGTTGGAGGAGCCCAACGTACAACCGGTACAGACACCTGTAACAGTCTGCGGAGATATACATGGCCAG TTCTATGACTTAGAAGAATTATTCCACATAGGGGGACAGGTGCCCCACACAAAGTATATATTTATGGGTGACTATGTTGACCGGGGCTACTACAGCTTAGAAACACTCACACTACTTATGGCACTTAAAGCGAGGTATCCTGACAG GATTATATTACTCAGAGGAAACCATGAAACATGTCAAATCACAAAAGTGTATGGCTTCTATGACGAGTGCCTCAACAAATATGGGAACGCTAATGCGTGGAAAGATTGCTGTAGAGTGTTTGATCTACTAACAGTAGCAGCA TTAATAGACGAGACTGTGCTATGTGTGCATGGTGGGCTGTCTCCTGAGATATCCATGTTAGATCAAATCCGATGTATTGACAGAAATCAACAAATACCACACAAAGGAGCCTTCTGCGATCTATTGTGGTCAGATCCTGCTGATGTCAAGATGTG GTCTGTAAGTCCACGAGGCGCTGGGTGGTTATTCGGTAGCTACGTCACAGAGCTTTTTATGAATTACAACAATTTGAATTTAATCTGTCGGGCACATCAGTTAGTAAATGAAG gttataaatatatgtttgaCAAGCGCCTGGTGACAGTATGGTCGGCTCCCAACTACTGTTACCGCTGCGGCAACGTCGCGTCCATATTAGAGTTCAACACAGTTAATGACAGAACAGCGAAATTGTTCCAAGCAGTACCCGATAGCGAAAGAGAAGTACCCCCTCAACACACTACACCTTATTTCCTGTGA